In one window of Prevotella sp. E13-17 DNA:
- a CDS encoding polysaccharide deacetylase family protein yields MRLDSFKHFKTDMYFGIVKSFLAYHPVNTGTKTVFLTFDDGPEPGITEFVLEQLALHQAKATFFCCGCNVAAHPALYDRLMAEGHAVGNHTYSHLYGPETEPRHYADDVRKCDEILSTSTILFRPPWGILNFWEMFLLRKKRIVLWDVESGDVRPDVELTSILADIDAHTAKGQGIVLFHFSKEHEQRTRLLLPAILEHCTIKGYSFETL; encoded by the coding sequence CTTTCAAGCACTTCAAGACCGATATGTACTTCGGCATCGTCAAGAGCTTCCTTGCATACCATCCCGTCAATACCGGGACGAAGACAGTCTTCTTGACCTTCGATGACGGTCCGGAGCCTGGCATCACCGAATTCGTTCTTGAACAGCTGGCTCTTCATCAAGCAAAAGCCACCTTTTTCTGCTGTGGCTGTAATGTGGCGGCCCATCCTGCTCTTTACGACAGACTGATGGCTGAGGGGCATGCCGTTGGCAATCATACCTACTCCCACCTGTATGGCCCGGAAACAGAACCGCGACACTATGCTGACGACGTGAGAAAATGTGATGAGATATTGTCCACTAGCACAATCCTGTTCAGACCCCCATGGGGTATTCTTAACTTCTGGGAAATGTTTCTCCTGAGGAAAAAGCGAATAGTGCTTTGGGATGTCGAGTCAGGCGACGTGCGTCCTGACGTTGAGTTAACCAGCATACTGGCCGATATCGATGCTCATACAGCCAAGGGGCAAGGTATCGTCCTCTTCCATTTCTCGAAAGAGCACGAACAGAGGACAAGGCTGTTGCTGCCTGCAATATTGGAGCATTGCACAATAAAAGGATATTCTTTTGAAACACTTTAG
- a CDS encoding HAD family hydrolase yields the protein MFETVFATDKPKKGITPKPHKLPFDYESRCLLMWEEHCVECSPPYCYHHCVNYQRRKDNRCVRMQGGIRKSYESTGSLPYAAVCTFRKWAKLEAMYASHPVRDIVYRRADKLNECLSKMVFTVAHAMRGLLPSYAPYSRFNRYKNHWLTTCCVKNEKFDLLYMDCELRDKEQVQLMVQIDQPEKVLFSQMFTLKKGDNQLSVDTSSIEFNVPETRIFITPMNEETDTTIVFTWLDLFRLKTQKSAEEEKPAEKIKVVVWDLDNTLWKGTLVNDSNVVLNDEALSVVRQLDQRGILNSIASKNDYQPAFDKLKELGIDEYFLCPAINWGQKSLNIKEIAKRLNLGISSFAFIDDNVREREEVKTALPMVRVFDEKNLQQLLKRDEFNVPVSELSKKRRLSYMQEVSRKQFAESFSDNYEAYLRNLGMTLEVYAVGPQNQQRCFELVSRSNQLNLTTNRYTEDEFQQLLKRNDVVAFAFGCKDKFGDYGIISFLSLQIEGSEGSITDFVVSCRVAKKKVENAIITSLKEPLAIRGVERLKATLIRTKKNGPLSEVFRDLPFNIVSDDERQTVYLLPDLQKIADSGIIKIDYL from the coding sequence ATGTTTGAAACCGTATTTGCAACAGATAAACCTAAAAAAGGGATTACGCCTAAACCCCACAAACTGCCTTTCGATTATGAAAGCCGCTGTCTGCTCATGTGGGAGGAACATTGCGTAGAGTGTAGTCCCCCTTACTGTTATCATCACTGTGTAAACTACCAGCGGCGTAAGGACAACCGTTGCGTCAGAATGCAAGGAGGCATCCGCAAAAGCTATGAATCGACCGGTTCTCTACCTTATGCGGCTGTCTGCACTTTCAGAAAATGGGCTAAGCTCGAAGCTATGTATGCCTCTCATCCCGTTCGCGATATTGTTTACAGGAGGGCAGACAAACTCAATGAATGCTTGTCGAAGATGGTGTTCACTGTGGCACATGCCATGAGAGGACTACTGCCAAGCTATGCCCCCTATTCCCGGTTTAACCGCTACAAAAATCATTGGCTCACCACCTGTTGCGTGAAGAACGAAAAGTTTGACCTGCTTTACATGGACTGTGAGCTGAGAGATAAGGAGCAGGTGCAGCTAATGGTACAGATTGACCAGCCCGAGAAAGTCCTTTTCTCGCAAATGTTTACTCTGAAGAAAGGCGATAACCAACTTTCTGTTGATACATCATCCATTGAATTCAATGTGCCCGAAACACGCATATTCATCACCCCGATGAACGAAGAGACCGACACCACCATTGTTTTCACATGGCTGGACCTGTTCAGGTTGAAGACGCAGAAGTCAGCTGAGGAGGAGAAACCTGCAGAAAAAATAAAGGTCGTTGTATGGGATTTGGATAATACGCTCTGGAAAGGCACGTTGGTAAATGACAGCAATGTCGTGCTCAACGACGAGGCCCTTAGCGTTGTCAGACAGCTCGACCAGCGTGGCATCTTGAATTCGATAGCCAGCAAGAACGACTATCAGCCGGCATTCGACAAACTCAAGGAACTGGGCATCGACGAGTATTTCCTGTGTCCTGCTATCAACTGGGGGCAGAAAAGCCTCAATATCAAGGAGATTGCCAAGCGGTTGAACTTAGGCATCAGTTCTTTTGCTTTTATCGACGATAACGTCAGAGAGCGTGAAGAGGTAAAAACAGCGCTCCCCATGGTGCGAGTTTTCGACGAAAAGAATCTGCAACAGTTGTTGAAACGCGACGAATTCAACGTGCCCGTCAGCGAATTGAGCAAAAAGCGCAGACTTTCCTATATGCAAGAAGTGTCGCGGAAGCAATTTGCGGAAAGCTTCTCAGACAATTATGAAGCCTATTTAAGAAATCTTGGAATGACATTGGAGGTCTATGCTGTAGGCCCACAGAATCAGCAACGCTGTTTTGAGCTAGTGTCAAGGAGTAATCAGCTGAACTTGACAACCAATCGGTATACAGAAGATGAGTTTCAGCAGTTGTTGAAACGGAATGATGTGGTTGCTTTTGCTTTCGGCTGCAAAGACAAGTTTGGTGACTATGGCATTATTTCCTTTCTGTCATTACAGATAGAGGGCAGCGAAGGGAGCATCACTGATTTCGTAGTGTCGTGTCGTGTGGCAAAGAAAAAAGTAGAGAATGCTATCATCACGTCACTGAAAGAACCGTTGGCAATCCGCGGTGTCGAGCGCTTGAAAGCCACACTCATCAGAACTAAGAAGAATGGTCCGTTGTCTGAGGTCTTTCGTGATTTGCCTTTCAATATTGTCAGCGATGATGAACGGCAGACTGTCTATTTGTTGCCAGACCTCCAGAAAATTGCCGATAGCGGTATTATCAAGATTGACTACCTGTAA
- the nadD gene encoding nicotinate (nicotinamide) nucleotide adenylyltransferase, with product MESESHTYPQGTPLLGRGRGRSIGLLGGSFNPIHIGHISLAKQLLKIAGLDEIWFMVSPQNPLKDRGTLLDEKLRFELTKAALQDEEGLKACDYEFHLPRPSYTWNTLQQLSKDFPEHTFILLIGGDNWQNFHRWYRADDILNNHQIVVYPRRGCEIDTASLPANVSVANTELLDISSTEIRGRVKRNESIETYVPKVIEPLVRKLYR from the coding sequence ATGGAAAGCGAAAGTCACACATACCCGCAAGGCACTCCCCTCCTTGGGAGGGGCCGGGGGAGGTCCATCGGTCTCCTCGGCGGTTCGTTCAACCCTATACACATAGGCCATATCTCGTTGGCAAAGCAACTGCTGAAAATAGCTGGACTTGACGAGATATGGTTTATGGTTTCTCCGCAGAACCCACTGAAGGACCGTGGCACTCTGCTGGATGAAAAGCTACGCTTTGAGCTGACCAAAGCTGCCCTTCAGGATGAGGAAGGGCTCAAGGCCTGCGACTATGAGTTCCACCTGCCCAGGCCTTCATACACATGGAACACACTGCAACAACTCAGTAAGGACTTCCCAGAGCACACCTTTATATTATTAATAGGGGGCGACAACTGGCAGAACTTCCATCGCTGGTACAGAGCCGATGACATTCTTAACAACCATCAGATAGTGGTCTATCCCCGACGCGGCTGCGAGATTGACACAGCTTCGCTGCCAGCCAACGTGAGCGTAGCCAATACAGAGTTGCTCGACATCTCGAGCACCGAAATACGCGGACGAGTAAAACGAAACGAGTCTATAGAAACTTACGTACCAAAGGTTATCGAACCCTTGGTACGCAAGCTTTACAGGTAG
- the gmk gene encoding guanylate kinase: MNNKTTTSGNPQGAPLLGRGRGRLVIFSAPSGSGKSTIVQWLMKEHPELKLYFSISCTSRAPRGTEQNGVEYFFLTPEEFKAKIQNDEFLEYEEVYQDRFYGTLKQQVERQREAGQNVVFDVDVKGGINIKKFYGEEALSLFIQPPSVEELRRRLEGRATDTPEAIAERLAKAEYEMTFAPQFDHIIVNDDLEKAKQETLEIIARFLNAPELI; the protein is encoded by the coding sequence ATGAACAATAAAACAACAACATCAGGAAATCCGCAAGGCGCTCCCCTCCTTGGGAGGGGTCGGGGGAGGTTAGTCATCTTCAGTGCCCCCTCCGGCAGCGGCAAATCAACCATCGTGCAGTGGCTGATGAAGGAGCATCCTGAGCTGAAATTGTATTTTTCAATCTCTTGCACCTCGCGTGCACCTCGTGGCACTGAGCAGAATGGTGTGGAATACTTCTTCCTGACACCCGAGGAGTTTAAGGCGAAGATTCAGAACGATGAGTTTCTGGAGTATGAAGAGGTTTATCAAGATCGCTTCTACGGCACCTTGAAGCAGCAGGTGGAGCGCCAACGCGAGGCCGGACAGAACGTGGTGTTCGACGTTGACGTGAAAGGTGGCATCAACATCAAGAAGTTCTATGGCGAAGAGGCACTCAGCCTGTTCATTCAGCCACCCTCGGTAGAGGAACTGCGCCGCCGCTTGGAAGGTCGTGCCACAGATACACCCGAGGCTATTGCCGAACGACTGGCAAAGGCTGAATACGAAATGACGTTTGCGCCCCAGTTTGACCATATCATCGTGAACGACGACCTGGAAAAAGCCAAGCAGGAGACACTGGAAATCATAGCAAGATTCCTAAACGCGCCCGAGCTCATCTAA
- a CDS encoding endonuclease domain-containing protein produces MNDLVDSQHREEDINTLGAPLPEKERGRFRYETTDGSTYKLLLRNAKSNRRYMTPAESALWEYLRHKNLGVRFRRQHPIYGYIPDFVCLEKQLVVEVDGGYHYIGDHPMNDKERTRYLNQYGFEVIRFTNEEVICNIEKVIDTIKQAINNQ; encoded by the coding sequence ATGAATGATCTTGTTGATTCACAACATAGAGAAGAGGACATCAATACGCTAGGTGCTCCTCTCCCTGAGAAGGAGCGAGGGAGGTTCCGATACGAGACGACAGATGGTTCTACCTATAAACTACTGCTGAGAAATGCCAAAAGTAATCGTCGGTATATGACTCCCGCAGAGTCGGCGTTATGGGAATATCTCAGACACAAGAATCTAGGCGTGCGATTCAGACGGCAACATCCAATTTATGGTTATATTCCAGATTTTGTTTGTTTAGAGAAACAACTTGTTGTCGAGGTTGATGGAGGCTATCATTATATTGGTGACCATCCCATGAACGATAAAGAACGCACGAGATACCTAAACCAATATGGTTTTGAGGTGATACGCTTCACTAATGAGGAGGTTATTTGTAACATAGAAAAGGTAATAGATACCATAAAACAGGCAATAAACAATCAATGA
- a CDS encoding YicC/YloC family endoribonuclease, translated as MIQSMTGYGKAVVAFKDKKITAEIKSLNSKQLDLSTRIAPLYREKEMEIRQMIATSVERGKVDFALWIEKNTGVDATPINTALVENYYHQLKDVAEKVGIPEPADWLYTLTRMPDVLTKTEQEELSDEEWVAARQAVESAIEALVDFRKQEGAALEKKFTEKVDNIERLLAEIEPYEKSRVEKIRQRIVEGLQQIPGVEYDKNRLEQELIYYIEKLDISEEKQRLTNHLKYFRETMANDHGQGKKLGFIAQEMGREINTTGSKSNQAEMQNIVVQMKDELEQIKEQVLNAL; from the coding sequence ATGATACAATCAATGACGGGCTACGGCAAGGCAGTCGTAGCATTCAAAGACAAGAAAATCACTGCCGAAATAAAATCGCTCAACTCCAAGCAATTGGACCTGAGCACACGCATCGCCCCACTCTATCGCGAAAAGGAGATGGAGATACGTCAGATGATTGCCACTTCGGTTGAACGCGGAAAGGTGGACTTCGCACTGTGGATTGAGAAAAATACCGGTGTTGATGCCACCCCTATCAACACTGCACTGGTAGAAAACTACTACCATCAACTGAAAGACGTGGCAGAGAAGGTTGGCATACCAGAACCAGCTGACTGGCTCTACACGCTGACACGCATGCCAGACGTGCTGACCAAGACCGAGCAAGAAGAACTCAGCGACGAGGAATGGGTGGCCGCACGTCAAGCCGTAGAAAGTGCTATTGAAGCACTGGTTGACTTCCGCAAACAGGAGGGTGCCGCACTCGAGAAGAAGTTCACCGAGAAGGTGGATAACATTGAGCGTCTGTTGGCAGAGATCGAGCCTTACGAGAAGAGCCGCGTAGAGAAGATTCGTCAGCGCATTGTAGAGGGTCTGCAGCAGATTCCTGGTGTGGAGTACGACAAGAACCGGTTGGAGCAGGAGCTCATCTATTACATTGAGAAGTTGGACATCAGCGAGGAGAAACAGCGTCTGACAAACCATCTGAAATACTTCCGCGAGACGATGGCTAACGATCACGGCCAGGGAAAGAAACTGGGATTCATCGCTCAGGAGATGGGACGCGAAATCAACACCACAGGATCGAAGTCGAACCAGGCCGAGATGCAGAACATCGTGGTGCAGATGAAAGACGAGCTGGAGCAGATTAAGGAACAGGTGCTGAATGCGCTGTAA
- the der gene encoding ribosome biogenesis GTPase Der, with protein sequence MGNLVAIVGRPNVGKSTLFNRLTNSRQAIVSDEAGTTRDRQYGKCEWCGREFSVVDTGGWVVNSDDVFEEEIRKQVLVATEEADLVLFLCDIKNGVTDWDMDVAQILRRAKLPVILVANKADDGKDLYGQYDFYKLGLGDPYCISAATGSGTGDLLDKVLEALPEKQKDEAEDGIPRFAVVGRPNAGKSSIINAFIGEDRHIVTDIAGTTRDSIYTRYDKFGFDFYLVDTAGIRRKNKVSEDLEFYSVMRSIRAIENSDVCILMLDATRGIEAQDMNIFQLIQKNNKSLVVVVNKWDLVEEKSQVVIDTFEQAIRKRMAPFVDFPIIFASALTKQRIFKVLETAKEVYLNRKVKIGTSKLNEVMLPIVEATPPPSIKGKYIKIKYVSQVPDTQIPTFIFYANLPQYIKEPYKRFLENKIRENWTLTGSPINVFVRQK encoded by the coding sequence ATGGGAAATTTAGTAGCGATTGTAGGACGTCCCAATGTGGGAAAGTCCACTTTGTTTAATAGACTGACTAACAGCCGACAAGCTATCGTGAGCGACGAAGCCGGCACTACACGTGACCGCCAGTACGGCAAGTGCGAATGGTGCGGACGCGAGTTCTCGGTAGTAGATACGGGCGGTTGGGTAGTCAACAGCGATGACGTTTTTGAAGAAGAGATTCGCAAGCAGGTGCTGGTGGCCACCGAAGAGGCCGACCTGGTGCTGTTTCTTTGCGACATAAAGAACGGCGTGACAGACTGGGACATGGACGTGGCTCAGATCCTGCGCCGTGCCAAGCTGCCAGTGATACTGGTGGCCAACAAGGCTGACGATGGTAAGGACCTGTACGGACAATACGACTTCTACAAGTTGGGACTGGGCGATCCATACTGCATCAGCGCTGCCACGGGTAGTGGTACGGGCGACCTGCTGGACAAGGTGCTGGAGGCGCTGCCCGAGAAACAGAAGGACGAGGCAGAAGACGGCATTCCCCGCTTTGCGGTGGTTGGTCGTCCCAACGCTGGCAAGTCGAGCATCATCAATGCCTTTATCGGCGAAGACCGTCACATCGTGACCGACATTGCCGGTACGACACGTGACTCTATCTATACACGCTATGACAAGTTCGGTTTTGACTTCTATCTGGTGGACACCGCCGGTATCCGTCGTAAGAACAAGGTGTCGGAAGACTTGGAGTTCTATAGCGTGATGCGTTCTATCCGCGCTATTGAGAACAGCGATGTTTGTATCTTGATGCTTGATGCCACCCGCGGTATCGAAGCTCAGGACATGAACATCTTCCAGCTCATCCAGAAGAACAACAAGAGCTTGGTCGTGGTGGTCAACAAGTGGGACTTGGTAGAAGAGAAATCGCAGGTAGTCATAGACACCTTCGAACAGGCCATCCGCAAGCGCATGGCACCATTCGTTGACTTCCCCATTATCTTTGCATCGGCACTGACCAAGCAGCGCATCTTCAAGGTCTTGGAAACGGCTAAGGAGGTTTATCTGAACCGAAAGGTGAAGATTGGCACCTCGAAATTGAACGAGGTGATGCTGCCCATCGTGGAAGCAACACCCCCACCCTCAATCAAAGGTAAGTATATCAAGATTAAGTACGTATCGCAAGTGCCAGACACGCAGATACCTACATTTATCTTCTATGCCAACTTGCCTCAGTATATCAAAGAGCCCTACAAGCGTTTCTTGGAGAACAAGATTCGTGAGAACTGGACGCTGACAGGCTCGCCTATCAACGTGTTTGTACGACAGAAATAA
- the era gene encoding GTPase Era has product MKHKAGFVNIVGNPNVGKSTLMNQLVGERISIATFKAQTTRHRIMGIVNTDDMQIVFSDTPGVLKPNYKLQESMLAFSESALTDADVLLYVTDVVENPEKNMDFLEKVQKMTIPVILLINKIDESDQKTLGDIVTKWHSLLPNAEILPISAKNKFGTDILLKRIQELLPESPAFFDKDQLTDKPARFFVSEIIREKILLYYDKEIPYSVEVVVERFKEDDRQIHINAVIYVERDSQKGIIIGHQGVALKKVSTEARKTLEKFFDKHIFLEIFVKVDKDWRSSKKELDNFGYNPE; this is encoded by the coding sequence ATGAAACATAAAGCAGGATTTGTAAACATTGTAGGAAACCCCAATGTGGGTAAGTCAACACTGATGAACCAGCTGGTGGGAGAGCGTATCAGCATTGCTACGTTTAAGGCACAGACCACACGCCACCGCATTATGGGCATCGTGAACACCGACGACATGCAGATTGTGTTTTCTGACACGCCAGGTGTGCTGAAGCCCAACTACAAGTTGCAGGAGTCGATGCTGGCTTTCTCGGAGAGTGCGCTGACCGATGCCGACGTGCTGCTCTACGTGACCGACGTGGTGGAGAACCCCGAGAAGAACATGGACTTTCTGGAGAAGGTGCAGAAGATGACCATCCCCGTGATTCTGCTGATCAACAAGATAGACGAGAGCGACCAGAAGACACTGGGCGACATTGTCACGAAATGGCACTCGCTACTGCCCAACGCAGAGATTCTGCCCATCTCGGCCAAGAACAAGTTTGGCACCGACATCCTGCTGAAGCGCATCCAAGAGTTGCTGCCAGAGAGTCCGGCCTTCTTCGACAAAGACCAGTTGACCGACAAACCGGCCCGTTTTTTTGTCAGCGAGATTATCCGCGAGAAGATTCTGCTGTACTACGACAAGGAGATACCCTACTCGGTGGAGGTGGTGGTGGAGCGCTTCAAGGAGGACGACCGACAGATACACATCAACGCCGTAATCTACGTGGAGCGCGACTCGCAAAAGGGCATCATCATTGGCCATCAGGGCGTGGCACTGAAGAAGGTTTCTACAGAAGCCCGCAAGACGCTGGAGAAGTTCTTCGACAAACATATCTTCCTGGAGATTTTTGTCAAGGTAGATAAGGACTGGCGCTCGTCGAAAAAGGAACTTGATAATTTCGGGTATAACCCTGAATAA
- a CDS encoding TIGR03905 family TSCPD domain-containing protein — MKTKHILYETQGTCSKLIDVTADENNIIQQVFFVGGCNGNLQGVSKLVTGQHIDDVISKLNGIHCGVRSTSCPDQLCRALEQLKAAPLA; from the coding sequence ATGAAGACAAAACATATCCTCTACGAGACACAGGGCACCTGCTCTAAACTGATTGACGTCACTGCCGACGAGAACAACATCATCCAGCAGGTGTTCTTTGTGGGCGGTTGCAATGGCAACCTGCAGGGCGTCAGCAAGTTGGTCACCGGTCAGCACATCGACGATGTCATCAGCAAGCTCAATGGCATTCATTGCGGTGTGCGCAGCACCTCGTGTCCCGATCAACTCTGTCGTGCGCTGGAACAACTCAAGGCTGCTCCTTTGGCATAA
- a CDS encoding PEP/pyruvate-binding domain-containing protein, whose product MANIPQEFNSFYLKDVSFVNLMTRRIFNVLIVANPYDAFMLEDDGRVDEKVFDEYTELGMRYPPTFTQVSTTEEANEVLKTTDIDLVICMPGNADNDAFTVAREVKQAHPHIPCVVLTPFSHGITRRMQDEDMSIFDYVFCWLGNTNLILSIIKLIEDQMNIDHDIREADVQMILLVEDNIRFYSSILPNLYNYILAQSKRFSTEALNPHAAAQRKRGRPKVVLATNYEEAMAFYEKYQDNVQGVISDTRFPMKASTNRLSHMEEGDPEAGLKLFREIRKHDEFVPLILQSSETVNKQKAEAEGYDFIDKNSKKFNVDLRNVLEEHMGFGDFIFRDPETKEEVMRVRSLKELQDNIFKIPHDSLMHHIRRNHMSRWLCARAIFPVSQFLKHVTWHKLQDVDAHRQIIFDAIVQYRKMKNIGVVAVFDRAKFDRYAHFARIGDGSLGGKGRGLAFLDNIIKRHPELNKFENAPVQIPKTVVLCTDFFDEFMDSNNLWSIALSDAPDDIILQHFLKAQLPDALIEDFFIFFEAIKKPIAIRSSSLLEDSHYQPFAGIYSTYMIPWLDDKYEMLSMLSCAIKSVYASVYYRDSKAYMTATQNVIDQEKMAVIIQEVVGQQYGDLYYPSFSGVLRSLNYYPIGDETAEEGIASLALGLGKYIVDGGQTLRVSPYHPHQILQTSEMETALRDTQTRFYALDMSHVGTDFKVDDGFNIKSLRVKQADQDGSLRFIASTFDPMDQVIRPGIYEGGRKVITFDGVLQQGVFPLPEILQLAQKYGAEEMRRPVEIEFACNLDTTSSNPSGGATGAFYLLQIRPIVDSKQVLDEDLQKISDEQCLMRSHNSLGHGISEDVVDVVYVKTDENFTASNNPMIACDIEKINRKFLDEGKNYILIGPGRWGSSDYWLGIPVKWPHISAARVIVEAGLKNYHVDPSQGTHFFQNLTSFGVGYFTINTYTGDGVLQQDILDAMPAVEETEYVRHVRFDRPLKIMMDGKKQQGVVLLPERT is encoded by the coding sequence ATGGCTAACATACCACAAGAATTCAATTCTTTCTACCTGAAAGACGTCTCGTTCGTCAACCTGATGACCCGACGCATCTTCAACGTTCTCATCGTGGCCAACCCTTATGACGCCTTCATGCTTGAAGACGATGGCCGCGTTGACGAGAAAGTGTTCGACGAATATACCGAGCTGGGCATGCGCTACCCGCCCACCTTCACCCAGGTTTCTACCACCGAGGAGGCCAACGAGGTGCTGAAGACCACCGACATTGACCTGGTCATCTGTATGCCCGGCAATGCCGACAACGATGCCTTCACCGTGGCTCGCGAGGTCAAACAGGCGCACCCGCATATTCCTTGCGTGGTGCTGACACCGTTCTCGCATGGCATCACACGCCGCATGCAGGACGAAGACATGTCTATCTTCGACTACGTGTTCTGCTGGTTGGGCAACACCAATCTCATTCTCTCCATCATCAAACTGATTGAGGACCAGATGAACATAGACCATGATATCCGCGAAGCTGACGTGCAAATGATTTTGCTCGTGGAGGATAACATTCGTTTCTACTCGTCTATTCTGCCCAACCTTTATAATTATATTCTGGCACAAAGCAAGCGCTTCTCGACCGAGGCGCTCAACCCTCACGCTGCTGCCCAGCGCAAACGTGGGCGCCCCAAGGTGGTGCTGGCCACCAACTACGAGGAGGCAATGGCCTTCTACGAGAAGTATCAAGACAACGTGCAGGGCGTCATCAGCGACACACGCTTCCCGATGAAGGCATCGACAAACCGCCTTTCACACATGGAAGAGGGCGACCCCGAGGCGGGCTTGAAACTGTTCCGTGAGATTCGTAAGCACGATGAGTTCGTGCCGCTGATTTTGCAAAGCTCCGAGACCGTCAACAAACAAAAGGCTGAAGCCGAGGGCTACGACTTCATAGACAAGAACTCCAAGAAGTTTAACGTAGATCTGCGCAATGTGCTGGAGGAGCATATGGGCTTTGGCGACTTCATCTTCCGCGACCCAGAGACCAAGGAGGAGGTGATGCGCGTACGCTCTTTGAAGGAATTGCAGGACAACATCTTCAAGATTCCCCACGACTCACTGATGCATCACATCCGCCGCAACCACATGAGTCGCTGGCTATGCGCTCGTGCCATCTTCCCCGTATCGCAGTTCTTGAAGCACGTCACCTGGCACAAGTTGCAGGATGTCGATGCCCACCGTCAGATCATCTTCGATGCCATCGTACAGTACCGTAAGATGAAAAACATCGGTGTGGTGGCCGTCTTCGACCGTGCCAAGTTCGACCGCTATGCCCACTTTGCACGCATCGGCGATGGTTCGCTCGGCGGAAAGGGCCGTGGTCTGGCTTTCCTCGACAACATCATCAAGCGCCATCCCGAGCTCAACAAGTTTGAGAATGCGCCCGTGCAGATTCCGAAGACAGTGGTGCTCTGCACCGACTTCTTCGATGAGTTCATGGACTCCAACAACCTGTGGAGCATTGCTCTGAGCGATGCCCCCGATGACATCATCCTTCAGCACTTCCTGAAGGCGCAACTGCCCGATGCCCTGATTGAGGACTTCTTCATCTTCTTTGAAGCCATCAAGAAGCCTATCGCCATCCGTTCATCGTCGTTGCTCGAAGATTCTCACTATCAGCCTTTCGCTGGCATCTATTCCACCTACATGATTCCATGGCTCGATGACAAGTATGAGATGCTGAGCATGTTGTCATGCGCCATCAAGAGTGTCTATGCCTCGGTCTATTATCGTGACTCGAAGGCCTACATGACGGCCACACAGAACGTCATCGACCAAGAGAAGATGGCGGTCATCATCCAGGAGGTGGTGGGCCAACAGTATGGCGACCTCTACTATCCTTCGTTCTCGGGTGTGCTGCGCTCGCTGAACTACTACCCCATTGGCGATGAAACGGCCGAAGAGGGCATTGCCTCGCTGGCACTGGGACTGGGAAAATATATCGTGGATGGCGGACAGACATTGCGCGTATCGCCCTATCATCCGCACCAGATACTGCAGACCAGCGAAATGGAGACGGCACTACGCGACACGCAGACGCGCTTCTATGCACTCGACATGTCGCACGTTGGCACCGACTTTAAGGTTGACGATGGGTTCAACATCAAGAGCCTGCGCGTGAAACAGGCCGACCAAGATGGTTCGCTGCGCTTCATTGCTTCTACGTTTGACCCCATGGATCAGGTCATTCGCCCTGGCATCTACGAGGGCGGGCGCAAGGTCATCACCTTCGATGGCGTGCTGCAACAGGGAGTGTTCCCTCTGCCAGAGATTCTGCAACTGGCCCAGAAATATGGTGCCGAGGAGATGCGTCGTCCCGTGGAGATTGAGTTTGCCTGCAATCTTGACACCACTTCCAGCAACCCATCGGGTGGTGCAACAGGGGCTTTCTACCTGCTCCAGATTCGTCCTATCGTCGATTCCAAGCAGGTGCTCGACGAAGACCTGCAGAAGATATCCGACGAACAGTGTCTCATGCGTTCGCATAACTCTCTGGGACACGGCATCTCGGAAGACGTGGTCGATGTGGTTTACGTCAAGACCGACGAGAACTTCACGGCATCCAACAACCCGATGATTGCCTGCGACATAGAGAAGATCAACCGCAAGTTCCTGGACGAAGGCAAGAACTACATCCTGATTGGTCCAGGACGCTGGGGCTCCAGCGACTATTGGTTGGGCATTCCCGTGAAGTGGCCACACATCTCTGCCGCCCGTGTCATCGTCGAGGCTGGCCTGAAGAACTACCATGTGGATCCCTCGCAGGGCACTCACTTCTTCCAGAACCTCACCTCGTTTGGTGTGGGCTACTTCACCATCAACACCTATACGGGCGATGGGGTGCTGCAGCAGGACATTCTCGATGCCATGCCTGCCGTCGAGGAGACCGAATACGTGCGCCATGTGCGCTTCGACCGTCCGCTCAAAATCATGATGGACGGCAAGAAGCAGCAGGGCGTCGTCCTCCTACCCGAACGAACCTAA